The Pseudoalteromonas rubra region AAGAGAAAAAACATGACTATCCGCACGCGTGTTGCACCGTCACCGACGGGCGATCCCCACTTAGGCACAGCCTATATTGCGTTATTCAACTACTGTTTTGCCAAGCAGCAAGGTGGTGAATTTGTTCTGCGTATCGAAGATACCGATCAGCAAAGAAGCACCCCGGAGTCAGAGCAAGCAATTATGGACAGCCTGCGTTGGCTTGGCCTGGAGTGGGATCACGGACCGGATGTCGGCGGTGATTTTGGTCCTTACCGTCAGTCTGAACGCAGTGACTTATATAAAAAATATGCTCATCAGCTGGTGGAAGAAGGCAAGGCGTTTTATTGTTTTGCGACGGCTGAAGAACTCGACGAAATGCGTGAGCAGCAAATGGCCGAGGGTTTACGTCCTAAGTATGATGGCCGTGGTCTGAAACTGACTCAGGAAGAAGTACAGGCAAACCTGGATGCGGGCAAACCTTATGTGATCCGTATGATGATCCCAGAAGAAGGCAGCTTTAAATTTAACGACTACCTGCGTGGTGAGATTGAGATCCCGTGGGAAAATGTCGACATGCAGGTGCTACTGAAAGCGGATGGCTTCCCAACTTACTTCCTGGCCAACGTGGTTGACGATCACCATATGCAGATCAGCCATATCTTCCGTGGTGAAGAGTGGATCAATTCAGCGCCGAAACTGCTCAAGCTGTACGAAGACTTTGGCTGGCAAGCGCCGGTTCTTGGCCACCTGCCATTATTACGTAACCCGGACAAGTCGAAGTTGTCTAAGCGTAAGAACCCGACTTCTATTAACTACTATAAAGAAATGGGTTACCTGCCAGAAGCGGTCCTGAATTATCTGGGCCGTATGGGCTGGTCTATGCCTGATGAGCGTGAGAAGTTTACGCTGGCTGAAATGATTGAACACTTCGACATGAAGCGCGTGTCTTTGGGTGGTCCGGTATTTGATATCGATAAGTTAAGCTGGCTAAATGGCCTGTGGATCCGTGAAGATCTCAGCGATGAACAGCTGATTGAACGCTTTGTTGACTGGAAGCTCAATGGCCAGATGTTGGCGCGAGTGCTGCCAGAAGCGAAAACCCGCATTAATACCTTGTCTGATTTGGTTGGTCTGGCAGGTCACTTTGTTGGTGGGATCCCTGAGTATGATCCGGCACTATTAACTGCGGGCAAAGCAGAAGAAGACACCGTGCGTCAGGCACTGCAGTTCTTTATCTGGGAACTGGACAAGCTGCGTCAGTGGAACAAGAGTGAAGTTTTCGCCGTGGCTAAGTCTGTAGCGACCTTCCACGAATTGAAGATCAAGGACTTCCTGGAGCCAATCTTCGTTGCCATTACTGGCAAGACCTCGTCGACCTCTGTGGTGGATGCCATGGAGATCCTGGGATCAGACTTGTCTCGTGCGCGTTTACGGGTGGCATTAAATCACCTGGGTGTGTCTAAGAAGCAAGCGAAGAAGCTGGAAAAAGCATACCGTGAATACCCAAGCATAGGGTAACGGCGAACAACTCACATTATGCCCTTCCGATTGACGGGGTAATGAAACGGGTTGGAATAGAAGGCTGAACTGAGGTTCAGCCTTTTTTATGGCTAATCAGCATCTAACTGACTCGTTAAAAAGCCATCCAGGAGTGCCTTGAGCTGTTGCAGATCTGCCAGTGGCATTTTGGTTTGTGCCAGCATTTGTTGGGGAATGCAGCTACAGTCAGCCTCCAGTGCTTTGCCTTTTTCTGTGAGGTAAATATGACACTGACGCTCATCACGTTCTGAGCGCTCCCGCGTGACTAATGCTTGCTGGGCCAGCCTTTTAAGCAGTGGCGTAAGTGTATTGCTATTGAGTTGCGCGCGTTTGCCAATTTCTCCCACCAGTAACCCATCCTGCTGCCAGAGGATCATCAGTACAATATATTGCGGATACGTCAGGCCGCGCGCCTTCAACAGCGGTTGATAAAGCCGGGTGACCTGCCGCGATGCGGCATACAGGCTAAAACACAATTGATTGTCCAGACGTAGTTCCGAGGGCTGCTCTTTCATTCTATGCGCTTAATGCTTTTTCGATGTCTTTACTTATTTTCTCAGGTTTTGTTGTTGGCGCATAGCGTGCTAATGGCTGGCCATCTTTACCCAGCAGGAATTTAGTAAAGTTCCACTTAATTTTATTACCAAACAGGCCGGGCAGAGCGTCTTTAAGATAAGCATACAACGGGTGTGCCTGTGCACCATTCACGTCGATTTTTTCCATCATCTGAAAATCCACGCCATAGTTGATCAGGCAGCCTTGCTGAATCTCGCTGGCACTGCCGGGCTCCTGCTGGCCAAACTGGTTACAGGGAAAGCCAATGATGCTCAGACCCTGCGAACCATATTGCTCATGCAGCGCCTGAAGTCCCTCATATTGGGGGGTCAATCCGCACTGGCTGGCAGTATTAACAACCAGCACGACTCGGCCTTGCAGGCTGCTAAACTCAAACGGCTGTCCTTGCAGTGTATTTGCACTGAACTCATATAGTGTTGTCATTTAAAATCTCTCAAGATTATATCGTGTGCGATGTAATTTAGAGTAACAGACCACATAGATCAAGTTTTATTCAGTCAAAGCTTTTCTATGTGGACTGAAACCGCTCCAAGAGAAAGTCGATAAGCAGGCGCACGCGGTAGGGCATGAGATCTTTACGCGGATAAACCAGCCAGGAGGCGTTGTCGGTGACCTGAAACTCATCCAGCAGGCTGATCAGTGCACCTGAGGCGAGATGCGGCTCGACAATGTCGCGTGCCAGATGAGAGATCCCCAGTCCTTGCAGGCAGGCCTGTAACAGGGCATGTGGGTGATTCGTTCGCCAGTTGCCGTTGATTTTGACTTCTTCAATCTCACCATCAATGATAAAACGCCATCGATTATTTGCGGCCAGCAGGCAATTATGCTGAGCCAGCGCATGCGGATGTGTGGGGGCTGGGTGAGCATCAAGATAACGAGGGCTGGCAGCCAGGGTCATTGGTCGGGGTGTTAGCTTACGGGCGATGAGACTGGAGTCACGCATGCGGCCAAAGCGGATCGCCAGATCAAAGCCATCTTCAACCAGGTCAACGTTGCGGTTGTTGAAATCAATCTCAACGGTCACTTCCGGATACTGAAGGCAAAACTCGGCAATCACCGGCGCAACCGTATTGGCGACGAAATCCCCGGCACCAGTAATGCGAATGTGTCCTTTCGGTATTTGCTGGCCACCCAGCAGCTGATCATTGGCTTCGCTGAGTTCTTGCTGGATCAATTTGAGTTTGGCTGCGTAATGCTTGCCTGCGTCGGTCAGGTTAATGCTGCGTGTGGTGCGTTGCAGCAACAAAGTGCCCAGTCGCTGCTCCAGTTGTTGGATCTGGCGGCTCACATGTGAAGTTGATACATCCAGTGCCTGAGCGGCTTTACTGAAACTGCCCTGCTCAACGACGGCGAGAAAGATATCCAGCCCTTGCCACATTTTTATTTCTCCAGTGCAAGTAAGATTAATATGGTATTAGTATTGTTGCAGTATGGCAAAATTAATTTGCCAGTGAACTAATGATCATGACAGTCTGTCAGGCTAGACTGAGAGTCGTTTTATATCGAGTCACAAACTAACAGGAACAAAGCATGCTGAATTTCAGTTTTCATAACCCAACGAAGATCCTCTTTGGAGAAGGTCAGATTGCCGCTATGTCGGACAGTATTCCTGCTGACGCGAAAGTGTTGGTCATCTATGGTGGTGGCAGCATTAAAAGCAATGGCATATACCAGCAGGTAAGTGATGCGCTGGCCAATCATCACTGGGGTGAGTTCAGTGGTATTGAGC contains the following coding sequences:
- a CDS encoding glutathione peroxidase, encoding MTTLYEFSANTLQGQPFEFSSLQGRVVLVVNTASQCGLTPQYEGLQALHEQYGSQGLSIIGFPCNQFGQQEPGSASEIQQGCLINYGVDFQMMEKIDVNGAQAHPLYAYLKDALPGLFGNKIKWNFTKFLLGKDGQPLARYAPTTKPEKISKDIEKALSA
- a CDS encoding LysR family transcriptional regulator, with translation MWQGLDIFLAVVEQGSFSKAAQALDVSTSHVSRQIQQLEQRLGTLLLQRTTRSINLTDAGKHYAAKLKLIQQELSEANDQLLGGQQIPKGHIRITGAGDFVANTVAPVIAEFCLQYPEVTVEIDFNNRNVDLVEDGFDLAIRFGRMRDSSLIARKLTPRPMTLAASPRYLDAHPAPTHPHALAQHNCLLAANNRWRFIIDGEIEEVKINGNWRTNHPHALLQACLQGLGISHLARDIVEPHLASGALISLLDEFQVTDNASWLVYPRKDLMPYRVRLLIDFLLERFQST
- the gltX gene encoding glutamate--tRNA ligase; the protein is MTIRTRVAPSPTGDPHLGTAYIALFNYCFAKQQGGEFVLRIEDTDQQRSTPESEQAIMDSLRWLGLEWDHGPDVGGDFGPYRQSERSDLYKKYAHQLVEEGKAFYCFATAEELDEMREQQMAEGLRPKYDGRGLKLTQEEVQANLDAGKPYVIRMMIPEEGSFKFNDYLRGEIEIPWENVDMQVLLKADGFPTYFLANVVDDHHMQISHIFRGEEWINSAPKLLKLYEDFGWQAPVLGHLPLLRNPDKSKLSKRKNPTSINYYKEMGYLPEAVLNYLGRMGWSMPDEREKFTLAEMIEHFDMKRVSLGGPVFDIDKLSWLNGLWIREDLSDEQLIERFVDWKLNGQMLARVLPEAKTRINTLSDLVGLAGHFVGGIPEYDPALLTAGKAEEDTVRQALQFFIWELDKLRQWNKSEVFAVAKSVATFHELKIKDFLEPIFVAITGKTSSTSVVDAMEILGSDLSRARLRVALNHLGVSKKQAKKLEKAYREYPSIG
- a CDS encoding MarR family winged helix-turn-helix transcriptional regulator — protein: MKEQPSELRLDNQLCFSLYAASRQVTRLYQPLLKARGLTYPQYIVLMILWQQDGLLVGEIGKRAQLNSNTLTPLLKRLAQQALVTRERSERDERQCHIYLTEKGKALEADCSCIPQQMLAQTKMPLADLQQLKALLDGFLTSQLDAD